CGGTATTGATTCTGTTATGCTCTTTGTAAATATACTTTTTAATCCATAGAATTTGCTTCACCTTACTATGGATGTACATTTTTATAAAAATCTTGACTGCACCGGTCATTTTCTAAATCTGGCTAAACCTGAATTCTATACTCCCTTACCCGATAACTGGTGTATAGCCGTATCTGATGTCAGAAATTCAACTCGGGAGATCAAGAATGGTCGATTCAGGGATGTAAATCTAAATGGTGCCTCATTAATTGCCGCAATCAGTAATGCCATACCCGAAACGGAACTCCCCTTCTCTTTTGGCGGTGATGGATCCGTAATTGCTTTCCCCGGATGCTATCGTAAAAAAGCTGAAGAGATTATCAAAAGATGCCGGACACATGCCAAAAAGCATTTCAACCTGGATTTAGCAGCCGGTATTGTCCCGATATCTGACTTATACGAAGAGGGACACCCATTAATGGTTGCAAAATTCCAAACATCAGAACATGTAAACCAGGCCTCTTTCCTGGGTAATGGAATTATCGTTGCTGAAGAATGGGTAAAACAAAACTCAAACGAGGAAGAATATTCGAAAGCTGACACGAATGTTGACTTATCCGGATTGGAGTGCCGATGGAACCCATTTCCTGCAGATGAACTAGCAATTTCATTAATTGTTGATGTTATCGAACCATCATTCAATTCCCAGTTTCAGATTTATCAGTCTGTACTATCAAAGATTTATCAAATATTTGATGACGTACATTCCAGCCCAATTAAAGAGAAGGATATGAAGCTGACCTTTCGATTTAAAAATATGTGGTCTGAGGCCAAAATGAGAAGTAAAAGTGAATGGTATAATCGAATTCGATACTTCATAAAACTCATCTTTTTACAACTGACGGGGAAGTATTTTATGAAATATGATGTATCTACAAATAAGACCGACTGGGGCGATTATAAGCCGGATTTTGTCAAAAATTCTGATTACCGAAAATTCAGCCAAAGTCTGAAAATGGTCATAACCGGATCGCTTCAGATGAAGAATGAACTGGAGAAATTTTTGGATTCATTATACAAACAAGGATTGCTTGTTTACGGTATTCACGTCACCGATTCAACCGTAACAACCTGCTATGTAAAAGAGTATCAAAGCAATCATATTCATTTTATTGATGGTACCGGCGGCGGATATACTATGGCATCCATCGATTTTAAAAAGCGATTGAATAAACTTCAACATCAGAAAACTGAACTGGTCAGCAATAACTAATTTCGTTTATTTTATAAGAACGAATCATTGATTTCATACGTTGAACAACACATGAAATTACTATTTTTTATTCTTCATCTGGTTTTACTTACTGCAACTGTGGCCTGTTCGCAAAACGAACAACAGCA
This is a stretch of genomic DNA from Rhodohalobacter barkolensis. It encodes these proteins:
- a CDS encoding DUF3095 family protein; the encoded protein is MDVHFYKNLDCTGHFLNLAKPEFYTPLPDNWCIAVSDVRNSTREIKNGRFRDVNLNGASLIAAISNAIPETELPFSFGGDGSVIAFPGCYRKKAEEIIKRCRTHAKKHFNLDLAAGIVPISDLYEEGHPLMVAKFQTSEHVNQASFLGNGIIVAEEWVKQNSNEEEYSKADTNVDLSGLECRWNPFPADELAISLIVDVIEPSFNSQFQIYQSVLSKIYQIFDDVHSSPIKEKDMKLTFRFKNMWSEAKMRSKSEWYNRIRYFIKLIFLQLTGKYFMKYDVSTNKTDWGDYKPDFVKNSDYRKFSQSLKMVITGSLQMKNELEKFLDSLYKQGLLVYGIHVTDSTVTTCYVKEYQSNHIHFIDGTGGGYTMASIDFKKRLNKLQHQKTELVSNN